From the Psilocybe cubensis strain MGC-MH-2018 chromosome 9, whole genome shotgun sequence genome, one window contains:
- a CDS encoding Succinate/fumarate mitochondrial transporter, with amino-acid sequence MYHRRLADKQTGKTSIGNIFIAGLGAGVTEAVAIVTPMEVVKIPLQAQQHSLADPLEAPRYRNAGHAVYTIIREEGISTLYRGVSLTPLRQATNQGANFTAYQEIKKLAHKYQPDLVELPSYQHMMIGLISGAMGPFSNAPIDTIKTRLQKAKATPGQSSFQRIFAIAADMWKMEGVRSFYKGITPACCAWHPGRRSCSRFMNA; translated from the exons ATGTACCATCGTCGGCTTGCCGATAAGCAAACAGGGAAGACGAGCATTGGGAATATCTTCATTG CCGGTCTTGGGGCTGGAGTGACGGAAGCTGTTGCCATCGTGACGCCCATGGAAGTGGTGAAGATTCCTCTGCAAGCTCAACAACATTCATTGGCCGATCCTCTTGAAGCGCCTCGGTACCGTAATGCTGGTCATGCTGTGTACACCATCATTCGTGAGGAAGGAATCTCGACATTGTATCGTGGTGTCTCTTTGACGCCACTGAGACAAGCTACAAATCAGG GTGCCAACTTCACCGCGTaccaagaaatcaagaagctCGCGCATAAGTACCAGCCAGACTTGGTCGAGCTACCATCCTACCAACACATGATGATTGGTCTTATCTCTGGAGCTATGGGTCCGTTCTCAAATGCACCAATAGACACTATCAAAACTC GTCTACAAAAAGCCAAAGCAACTCCAGGCCAATCCTCCTTCCAGCGCATATTCGCGATCGCGGCAGATATGTGGAAGATGGAGGGCGTGCGGTCATTCTACAAGGGCATCACCCCCGCGTGCTGCGCGTGGCACCCGGGCAGGCGATCGTGTTCGCGGTTTATGAACGCGTGA